The sequence AACATCACCACGGCTGGCTAAACTGCCAAATACAATGGCGCTGGCTTCCTTTGCTGTTTTTAACAGGTTGGGATCGACGTGTATATTATCCCAGGATACAGGTTGCGGGATAATATAGGTGGCTTGCTTTTTTGGGTCCAGTTCAACGGTTACCTCGCAGGTGGGAAGGTTTGGGTCTTCGGAAATAAGGTTGGAATAAAGGTCTTTATCCTTTAAGGCCAGTATCAATTCACGGCCCGACCTATCAGCACCTACACGGCTTGCGAAATGTGTTTTTACCCCCTGTTGTGTTAAATGAAAGGCCACATTCATGGGCGCTCCGCCGGCAATTTTCTCGTAACCAAAGGCATCCCACAAAACTTCGCCGAAGCATAAAACCTGTTTTTTCATAGTGTGGGCAAAGCTAACGTTTTTAGGTAAATTAATGTGAAATATACGTGTATCAACTACACAAAGCTTGTGTGCTGATTAACAAGGTATTGAACGTATACTTAGGGTAAATAGTTACACTAAATTAATTTGCGTGGCCATTTTTATTACTTACCTTTAACCATTACCCCAATTTTGTGGACGGAAACAAGCACAACAAAACTCATTTAAAACCAATCAACAGGATATCATCCCTGCAATTTATTTCGGTTGCTGTAACAGTAATTGGTATTGCCTTATTAAGTTTTTATTTGTTACATAAAGTACCGGTAAAGCCTGGTTCGCCGCCGGCAGCTAATGCAATTCCGGCAGCAGGCCTCCAATGGAAAATGCCTGACGAACGAACGATCCCCACAGGTAAGGAGGGCGAAGCGATCCGCTACGGCAGGGAATTATTGGTGCATACCGCGCAATATTTCGGGCCACGCGGCAGTATCGCCCAAATATCAAATGGTATGAATTGCCAAAACTGCCACCTGGAGGCCGGTGGTAAACTTTTTGGGAATAATTACGCCAGCTTTATAGCTACTTATCCAAAAATGGGCAACCGCAGTGGTAAGTTAGAACGCCCCGACGATCGCATTGTGCAATGCTTTGAGCGCAGCCTGGCAGGCCATGCACCCGATACAACGAGCCGCGAAGTACAGGCCATGTTGGCTTATATGAAATGGCTGGCCCGTGATGTGAAGCGTGGGCAAAAACTTTATGGTACTGCCTGTGGCAAACTCCCGTTTTTAGACCATGCCGCCGACCCTGTGAAAGGGCTGGCCATATATACTTCAAAATGCCAGAGTTGCCACGGTAAAGATGGCGAAGGGGTACTTGCTGCCGATAAACTATCATACACATTCCCGCCGCTGTGGGGCCGGCATAGCTATAACGATGGGGCAGGTATGTATCGCATTGGCAACCTGGCCGCCTTCGCGAAGAATAATATGCCTTTAGGCGCCTCTTATAAAAGCCCCCAATTAACCGATGAAGAAGCCTGGAATGTTGCCGCCTTTATTAACTCGCAACCACGCCCTCATCGCGACCAGCATGCCGATTGGCCCGATCTGAAGCTGAAACCCATTGACGCGCCTTTTGGCCCATATGCGGATAAGTTCAGCGAAACTCAGCATAAATACGGTCCGTTTGGGCCAATAAAAGATGCGCAAAAATTATTGAGCAGTAAAAAAGTATAAATATATCCCATGAAAAAATACACCTTTATTTTGTTAGCACTTGCTTTTATCGCTATTGTAAAACCGGCAAAAGCCCAAACCTCAAAAACTGAATTTACCGGCGCCGTGCCAAAGCTGGCTCATTACGATGCTCTTTATACCCTTAACTCTGGCGATGACACGAAGATCAGAACTATATTTCGCTCTATCAGCCATGCTATGGAAGACCCGCGGCTGAAGGGGAAGTTAAAGGTAGAACTGATCGTCTTTTCTGACGGTGTAGCCGCATTTATGAAGAATAGCCCTTACGAGGCACAATGGAAGGAACTTTTGGACAAGGGCGTAATCCTTGCGCAGTGCAATAATACCATTGTAGCGCGCAATATTAAACCCACAGACCTGTTTCCCTTCGTATCGCTGGTACCATCGGGCAATGGCGAGATCATTCTGCGCCAGTACGAGGGCTGGGCAGTGGTGAATTTGTAGCGTGCTTTGTTTACCTTCGCGCCATGAATATCATTCCATTCCAATCTGTAGGCGACCTTAATTTTACCGACGAACGCCATGTGCTGCGCGGAAAAATTGACGGGGAATATCAGCCCGGCATGAACGAGTTTGAGGGGCATACAGAGTATTACGATTTCTTCCCGGAAGTGGATATGCTGATCTACTACGATGCCGATGACCGTGTGAACGCCTTCGAGTTTTTCTCGCAAGGACCGGAATACCGGGACATTGATCTGTTATCCGAAACCTATGCCGATCTGCTTAAACTATTCAAAGTGTTCGACCCGGAGCTGATCATTGAAGAAGATAATTTCGAATCGGCCAAAGCTGGCATCGTAGTAAACGCTACCGAACCTGATGACCTGCCCGAATCGGTACTGGTGTACCGTGAGGGGTATTATGAATAGTCATTAATCATTAGTCAAAATGACCGCGGCATTTTTTAACACACATTACTTTAATGACTAATGATAGCGCAGCGTAATTACCAATGACGCGAAGCACAATGATTAATAAGGCTTCCCTGCAGCCAATGCTTTGTTTGCTCTTCTTATTGCTACTTTTTCGCGATAATTGGCATAACGGCCTTTAAAGGTCATTTTTAATAAACTATCTAAACCACCTTTTGTGGCCAGGTTATACACGCTGGCGGCTTTGCGGGTGATGGATGCATCCCAGGCGCGCAAACTCAGTGAATACGAACCATCCACATATTTCATCCAATGCCAGTAGCCGGTCGGCATAAACAGGGTATCGCCGTGTTCCAGTATAACTTCCTGTCCTTCGATGCCCTCCAACGCCGGGAAGCGTTTGGTATCGGGGTTTAGTACATCATAATCCTCCAACGCGTAAGTAGCGTTAGGCAGGCAATACAGGCGGCGTTTCCATTTATTTTCAAATAATATTACATGCTTGCGACCGCCAAAATGGGTATGGAAGATGTGGGGCAGGTCGATATCATAATGTAAAAAGGTAACCGAGTTCGATCCGCCGAAGAACATGGCCGGCATGCTTTCAATAAAGCCGCCCATCAGGTCTTTAGGTATTACAATATCATTTAATAGCTCGGGCGCCTGTTTAAATATATTGAAGAAGAAGATCCGCAATTCAGTAGGTTGCGAACGGATCAGGTCGATATACTCATCAAAAGGCATTTCCGTTGCCGACGAGTTTATGGGTTTAGACGGATCGGCCTTGGCGTTGTTGTACAATGGCACCACTTTATTGCCAACCAGTTGCTTTAAATATTCAGGTGTCCATTTTTCGCGTGCGGGCCAGTCGCGGGTAAGTCCTCTCAGCACTACCGGTCGGCGTGGCTTCAGGTACTTTTCCATAAAATCCTGTGGGGTAATGGTATCCACCACGTCAACCGGGGTTAATTTAAAACACATATAAAATTATCGTAATGTTTAGTGATAAGCAGGCCAACCCCTGTTATTTAAAAATCCACCTCAAATAAACGAATAAAAACGCTTACAGGTATTAAGTTTATGTTAAGTGGTGTAATATTAAAATTGCACCAGTATGTAAATAAAAATCCGCTCGTTAAAAACCTAACCAATAGTTTACCTGTTCTACTTTAAAATAATATTGGTACGGTTTATGCAAAACTTAGCGTGACTTACCAATGCAGGGGCTTTTTAAAGGAAAAACTGCGCTGATCATATCAAAAACGCCCTTTTTTTAAGTCAATACGTGTTGTGAAAATTAGAAAAACTTATTAAAGAACATCAAAATCTGACCCTTTATCTACCTATGAAAATTGCTTATATTTCTACTTATCCGCCACGCGAATGCGGTATCGCCACCTTCAATCAAAACCTGATGGCGGCCATCAACAGCAACTTCCCCAAGCGGAGCGACCCTTTGCAGGGCGGTTTTGTGGTGGCACTTAACGATTCGGAAAATTTGCAGGAGTACGAGTACCCCAAAGAGGTAAAATACGTTATCCGCCAAAACCACCAGAAGGATTATATCCGTGCGGCCAATTACATTAATACCAGCGATGCGGACATCTGCATTTTAGAGCACGAATTTGGTATTTACGGCGGCGAGAGCGGTATCTACATCCTGCCCTTGCTGAAGCGTTTGGAAAAGCCGCTGATCGCTATCCTGCACACCGTGCTGCGCGACCCCAGCTATGTGCAAAAGATCATCATCCGCGAAATTGCCGAACAGGCATCAAAAATTGTGGTGATGAGTAAAAGAGCGGTAGAATTTCTGACTACAATTTACGAGATCCCTGCCGACAGGATACAGATCATCGAACACGGCGTGCCCGATCTGGAAGCGCCCGAAGATAACCCGGTGAAGAACCTGGCCGCGTTTAAAAACCGCCGCGTATTGTTAACCTTTGGTTTATTAAGCCGTAACAAAGGTTTGGAAACAGTGGTGCGCGCCCTGCCTAAAATTGTAGAGCAGCACCCGGATGTGGTTTATGTGGTATTGGGCAATACCCACCCGGGGGTACTGAAACATTCGGGCGAGGAGTATCGCGACCATCTGAAAAGCCTGGCCGCGCAGTTGAATGTATCGCAGCACCTTGCCTTTATCAATAAGTTTGTAAGCGACGAGGAACTGATCAATTACCTTACCGCCTGTGAGGTGTATGTTACGCCGTACCTTAACGAGGCGCAGATCACCAGCGGTACTTTGTCATATGCCATAGGGGCTGGCGCAGCCGTGGTATCAACCCCATACTGGCACGCTACCGAACTGTTGGCCCATAGCCGTGGCCGCCTGTTCGATTTTAAAGACCACGAGCAATTAGCCGAAATTGTGAACGATCTGCTGGGTAACCACGCTGTATTGAACCAACTAAAAAGCAATGCCTACGAGTACGGCCTGCACTTGCGTTACCCTCAAATTGGCGCCGAATTTATAAAAGTGGCCCAGGAATGCTGCCGCCTGCACGATTTTAGCGCGACCGTTTTAAAGAACAGTATCGTCGACCCGGAGATACTGCCCAAATTCAGCCTGGCGCATGTTACCCGTTTAACCGATGATACCGGTATTGTGCAGCACGCCAAGTTTGGGATCCCTAATTTAAAGGAGGGGTATTGTTTGGATGATAACGCGCGCGCGCTGATCATGGCGCTGATGGCTTACCAGCGTAATAAAAGCGCCGAGGCCCTGCGACTGCTGCCCATCTACCTTAGCTACATCCACTACATGCAAACGGATGACGGTAACTTCCGCAATTTCCTGAGTTTTAGCAGGCAGTATTTGGATGAAGTAGGGTCGGAAGATTCATTTGGCCGTACGGTGTGGGCTTTAGGTTATTTGATAGGCTGCGCGCCCAATAACTCGTACCAGGAATTCGCGGTCGAGATCTTCCGCCGGTCGATAACGCATTTCGAAAGCCTGACCTATATCCGGGGACGAGCCAATACCATTATCGGTATTTGCCACTATCTGAAGGTATTTCCTACCGATGAGGGTATGGTACGCATCCTGATCAATATGACTCAGCCTTTGGTGGATGCTTATGAACAAACCGCATCGCCGGACTGGCAATGGTTTGAGGAGGGGATGACCTACGATAATGCCATATTACCACTGGCCCTGCTGCACAGCTGCACCATAACCGGCGATGAAAAAGTGAAGAAGATAGCCCTGGCTACCATGAAGTTTTTAGATAACCTTACCCTTTCAAACGGGTACCTGAGCCCGGTTGGTAACGATGGCTGGTATTACCGCGGCGGCACTTTTCCAACGTTCGACCAACAGGCTATCGAAACCATGGCCATGGTGCTGATGCATTTTGAAGCTTACCAAACCTTCCGCGAGCCGGAGTATATTGAAAAGATGTTCCTGAGTTATCGTTGGTTCCTTGGCGAAAATACCCTGCGTGCCCCGCTATACGATCATGAAACAAAAGGCTGTTGCGACGGCCTGCTACCCACCGGCATTAACCGTAACCAGGGTGCCGAAAGTACACTGGCCTACCTGATATCGCACCTGACAGTGCTGCGCGCCTTTGAGCTGGAGTATGAGTATAATAAAACGGGTGCGAGTATGGAGATTTGTTAAGATGACCTCACCCTGCCCTCTCCAATGGAGAGGGTTTTAAAAATCTAATTATGCTGAATGAAAACAAGAAAGCCCCTCTCTCTCGGAGAGGGGTTGGGGAGAGGTTACGAATAGCCATCCTATCCCCCGTTGCCTGGCGTACCCCACCGCGCCACTACGGCCCCTGGGAACAAATTGCCAGCACCATTGCCGAGGGCATGATAACCAAAGGCGCGGATGTTACGCTGTTTGCTACCGGCGATTCTGTTACAGCCGGTAAGCTGCAATCTATTTGTGCCACCGGTTACGAGGAAGACCGTAGCCAGGATGCCAAAGTGCTGGAATGCCTGCATATCAGCAACCTGATGGAGCAAGCCGGAGAGTTCGACCTGATCCATAATAACTTTGATTTTTTGCCGCTTACTTATTCCCGGCTGATCAAAACACCGGTGATCACTACCATTCATGGGTTTTCATCGCAAAAAATCATCCCGGTTTATAAAAAATATAATGATACATCGCATTACGTATCCATCAGCAATGCAGACCGTAGCCCTGAACTGAATTACCTGGCTACGGTGTATAACGGCATCGACCCATCGGAGTTCGATTTTGTAGAGCAGCCTGATGACTACCTGTTGTATTTTGGCCGTATCCATCACGATAAGGGCACTCATGAAGCTATACAGATAGCCAGACAAAGCAAGCGTCGCCTGTTGATTGCAGGCATTATACAGGACGAGGGTTATTACCGGTCGAAAATAGAACCGGAATTGAACAACCAGATCATATATGTTGGCCATGCAGGTCCGGATAAGCGTAAGCAACTATTGGGCAATGCGCACGCCCTGTTGCATCCAATTAACTTTAACGAACCTTTTGGCATGAGCGTAGCCGAAAGCATGCTTTGCGGTACTCCAGTTATCGCCTTCAATAAAGGATCGATGCAGGAATTGATTGAACACGAGGGCACGGGGTTTTTGGTGGACGAGGTAGATGAGGCCGTGGTAGCGGTTAACGAATTAGCGCATATCAGCCGCGCGCATTGCCGGGATTGGGCCATGGCTAAATTTTCGGCGCAGAAGATGGTGGATGATTATTGGGAGGTGTATAAAAAGATCGTCTGACTTTCACCAACTCGTCATTGCGAGGAGCGATAGCGACGCGGCAATCCCATAGGCAGGTCCTCGTTGCTTGTCCTATGGGATTGCCACGCTATCGCTCGCAATGACAAGTTGGGCAAAATGAAAAAAGCCGCCCGGGGGTCCCGGGCGGCTTCATATTACTTTAACAGGCGTATTTCTAAAATAATTAAAAAGGCTGCTGACGGCCTTCCTTCAGGCGGCGCAGCAATTCAAACTTAAAGTCGCGCTCGCTTTTAAATACCAGGTTTGCCTTTTCGGGAGGGATCATTTTAATAAACTCCTCGTAGTAGTGCTTTTGCAAATTGGTGATGCGCTGCTGGTACCCCAACTCGCGCTCAAACTGGTCGGTACCGTTCTCTGGCTGTGCATTGTTGGCTTTACGTAAGTCGGCCACCACATCAAGTTCGTATTGGTACTCATCGTAAGTCGGCCAAAACTTAGCCGATTGCTCTTGGGTAAGGGCCAGCCGTTGTGCTATATAAGCCTTCTTTATTACCTCGAAACGTTTAGCTACAGTAGGTTTGCGCACCTTTGTTTGCGCATTGTTATTACGTAAAGCAGGCGGACGGCCACCCTGTGCAAAAGCGGTTAAACCGATGCCCAGTGTTAAAAGTATAATGTATGTATGCTTTAGTAGCTTGTCCATTCCGGGTATTAAGTTTATTAATGCGTGCTTAGGTAGTCTTTTAGTTCGTCAACACTTGCATCGGCAGTGTTGATCTGGTCGGCCCCGTTCATTAAACTACGGGTATCGGCAGCA comes from Mucilaginibacter mali and encodes:
- a CDS encoding c-type cytochrome gives rise to the protein MDGNKHNKTHLKPINRISSLQFISVAVTVIGIALLSFYLLHKVPVKPGSPPAANAIPAAGLQWKMPDERTIPTGKEGEAIRYGRELLVHTAQYFGPRGSIAQISNGMNCQNCHLEAGGKLFGNNYASFIATYPKMGNRSGKLERPDDRIVQCFERSLAGHAPDTTSREVQAMLAYMKWLARDVKRGQKLYGTACGKLPFLDHAADPVKGLAIYTSKCQSCHGKDGEGVLAADKLSYTFPPLWGRHSYNDGAGMYRIGNLAAFAKNNMPLGASYKSPQLTDEEAWNVAAFINSQPRPHRDQHADWPDLKLKPIDAPFGPYADKFSETQHKYGPFGPIKDAQKLLSSKKV
- a CDS encoding DsrE family protein, translating into MKKYTFILLALAFIAIVKPAKAQTSKTEFTGAVPKLAHYDALYTLNSGDDTKIRTIFRSISHAMEDPRLKGKLKVELIVFSDGVAAFMKNSPYEAQWKELLDKGVILAQCNNTIVARNIKPTDLFPFVSLVPSGNGEIILRQYEGWAVVNL
- a CDS encoding cupin-like domain-containing protein, with the translated sequence MCFKLTPVDVVDTITPQDFMEKYLKPRRPVVLRGLTRDWPAREKWTPEYLKQLVGNKVVPLYNNAKADPSKPINSSATEMPFDEYIDLIRSQPTELRIFFFNIFKQAPELLNDIVIPKDLMGGFIESMPAMFFGGSNSVTFLHYDIDLPHIFHTHFGGRKHVILFENKWKRRLYCLPNATYALEDYDVLNPDTKRFPALEGIEGQEVILEHGDTLFMPTGYWHWMKYVDGSYSLSLRAWDASITRKAASVYNLATKGGLDSLLKMTFKGRYANYREKVAIRRANKALAAGKPY
- a CDS encoding glycosyltransferase family 4 protein, whose amino-acid sequence is MKIAYISTYPPRECGIATFNQNLMAAINSNFPKRSDPLQGGFVVALNDSENLQEYEYPKEVKYVIRQNHQKDYIRAANYINTSDADICILEHEFGIYGGESGIYILPLLKRLEKPLIAILHTVLRDPSYVQKIIIREIAEQASKIVVMSKRAVEFLTTIYEIPADRIQIIEHGVPDLEAPEDNPVKNLAAFKNRRVLLTFGLLSRNKGLETVVRALPKIVEQHPDVVYVVLGNTHPGVLKHSGEEYRDHLKSLAAQLNVSQHLAFINKFVSDEELINYLTACEVYVTPYLNEAQITSGTLSYAIGAGAAVVSTPYWHATELLAHSRGRLFDFKDHEQLAEIVNDLLGNHAVLNQLKSNAYEYGLHLRYPQIGAEFIKVAQECCRLHDFSATVLKNSIVDPEILPKFSLAHVTRLTDDTGIVQHAKFGIPNLKEGYCLDDNARALIMALMAYQRNKSAEALRLLPIYLSYIHYMQTDDGNFRNFLSFSRQYLDEVGSEDSFGRTVWALGYLIGCAPNNSYQEFAVEIFRRSITHFESLTYIRGRANTIIGICHYLKVFPTDEGMVRILINMTQPLVDAYEQTASPDWQWFEEGMTYDNAILPLALLHSCTITGDEKVKKIALATMKFLDNLTLSNGYLSPVGNDGWYYRGGTFPTFDQQAIETMAMVLMHFEAYQTFREPEYIEKMFLSYRWFLGENTLRAPLYDHETKGCCDGLLPTGINRNQGAESTLAYLISHLTVLRAFELEYEYNKTGASMEIC
- a CDS encoding glycosyltransferase family 4 protein; this encodes MLNENKKAPLSRRGVGERLRIAILSPVAWRTPPRHYGPWEQIASTIAEGMITKGADVTLFATGDSVTAGKLQSICATGYEEDRSQDAKVLECLHISNLMEQAGEFDLIHNNFDFLPLTYSRLIKTPVITTIHGFSSQKIIPVYKKYNDTSHYVSISNADRSPELNYLATVYNGIDPSEFDFVEQPDDYLLYFGRIHHDKGTHEAIQIARQSKRRLLIAGIIQDEGYYRSKIEPELNNQIIYVGHAGPDKRKQLLGNAHALLHPINFNEPFGMSVAESMLCGTPVIAFNKGSMQELIEHEGTGFLVDEVDEAVVAVNELAHISRAHCRDWAMAKFSAQKMVDDYWEVYKKIV